One Mycolicibacterium sp. ND9-15 genomic window, TGTTCTCGCACCGGTCCTACCTGGATGGTGTGATCGTGCCGGTCGCGATGCAGGAGAACCGGTTACCCCCGGTGCACACTTTTGCGGGAATCAATCTCTCGTTCGGCTTCATGGGGCCGTTGATGCGCCATTCCGGCGTGATCTTTTTGCGCCGCAAACTCGACGATCCGCTCTACAAATACGTGCTTCGGCAATTCGTCGGCTACATCGTGGAGAAGCGGTTCAACCTCAGCTGGTCGATCGAAGGCACCCGATCGCGCACCGGAAAGATGTTGCCGCCCAAGCTCGGCCTGCTCGCGTACGTGGCCGACGCCTACCTCGACGGCCGCAGCGAGGACATCCTGCTGCAGCCGGTGTCGATCAGTTTCGACCAGTTGCACGAGACCGCCGAGTACGCCGCCTACGCCCGCGGGGGTGAGAAAACACCCGAAAGCCTGTCGTGGATGTACAACTTCATCAAGGCGCAGGGCGAGCGCAACTACGGCAAGATCTACGTCCGTTTCCCCGAGGCCGTGTCCATGCGCGAATACCTCGGTGTGCCCCACGGTCCCATGACCACCGATGACGACGCCAAACGCCTTGCGCTGCAGAAGATGGCGTTCGAAGTGTCATGGCGGATCCTACGGGCCACGCCGGTGAACGCCTCGGCTCTCGTGTCGGCGCTGTTGCTGTCCACCCGCGGGATCGCGTTGACACTCGACCAGATTCACCACACGCTGCAGCCGTCGCTCGATTACCTGGAGCGCAAGCAGACCCCGATGACCAACAGCGCGTTGCGGTTACGCACGAGCGAGGGCGTCCGGGCAGCGCTCGACGCGCTGTCCAACCGGCACCCCGTCACGTGCGTGGAAGGGGGGCGCGAGCCCGTCTGGCGGATCGCTCCCGAGGACGAACACGAGGCCGCGTTCTACCGCAACACGCTCATCGACGCCTTCCTGGAGACCTCGCTTGTCGAACTGGCGCTCGTGTATGCCGGACGAGCGGAAACCGACCGGCTCGAGGCGTTCTGGTCGCAGGTGATGCGGCTGCGCGACCTGTTGAAGTTCGACTTCTACTTCGCCGACTCCGCGGCGTTTCGTGAGCACGTCGCCGAGGAGCTGTCCTGGCAAGACAGCTGGGAGGAGCAGGTGACGGCGGGCGAAGACCAGGTCGATGCGCTGCTGCGTGCCAAACAACCGTTGTTGGCCGGCGCGTTGCTCAGGCCGTTCTTCGAGGCATACGAGATCGTCGCCGACGTGCTGCGTGATGCGCCCGCCGAAATCGACGAGAAGGACCTGACCAAGAAAGCACTCGGACTGGGCAACCAGTACGTCGCGCAGAGCCGGGTGCGCAGCAACGAATCGGTGTCGGCCCTGCTGTTCGCGACCGCGCGTCAGGTGGTGGCCGACCAGCATCTTCTCCAACCCGCGGCCGATCTCCACGACCGGCGCACCGCGTTCCGCGACGAACTGCGCGGCATCCTGCGCGACATGGACAAAGTCGAGAAGATCGCCCGTCAGCAGTTCTTTGCGCGCGAAATCGAGCGTCGTGTCGCGCGCCGTGCGTAGGCGACCGCATCCCGCTCGCCGAGCGCACGGTGGGTGACACGAATCGCGAGTGGTGCGGTAAACAACCGCGCTGTCGGCGAGCTTGAGCTGCCGCCATACGCTGGTGCTATGACGACGGCGGTATCGGGCGTGCGCAGTAGCGCAGTATGGCCGGTGCTCGCTGGAGTGGCGGTTCTCGCGGGCTCGGTCGCAGCGGGGATCGGCGCGCTGTCGCTGGCCGACGCGCTGAGCGCGACCGGGTTGCCGGATCCCGGCCCGGTCACCACCTACGGGCTGCCGTTCGTGCGGGCGGCCGGCGAGATCGCGGCGGTCATCGCGGTGGGATCCTTCCTGTTCGCGGCGTTCCTGGTGCCACCGCAAGCCAACGGCGTGCTCGATGCGGCCGGTTACCGAGCGTTGCGCCTGGGCACCCGCGCGTCGGCCGTGTGGACCGTGTGCGCGGCGCTGATGGTTCCGCTGACCGTGTCGGATGTCTCCGGCCAGGCGTTGAGCCAGAACCTCGATCCGGTGGCGGTCTGGTCGGCCGCCGGCCTCGTCGAGACGGTCGGCGCATGGCGGTGGACCGCGTTCCTCGCCGCGGCAGTCACCGTGGCCAGCCTCCCGGTGCTGCGCTGGACGTGGACGCCGATCCTGCTGGCAGCCGCGCTGGCGACGCTCGTCCCGCTCGGCTTGACCGGGCACTCGTCGACCGGCGGCGCCCACGACCTGGCGACCAACAGTCTGCTGTTCCACCTCGGTGCGGCAGCGTTGTGGGCGGGTGGGCTGCTGGCCCTGTTGGTGCACGCGATGCGCCGAGGCAGCCACGCCGACCTCGCGGCGCGCCGGTTCTCGGCGCTGGCGCTGTGGTGTTTCGTGGTGATGGCCATCAGCGGCGTGGTCAATGCGCTGGTGCGGGTCGAGCCCGCCGACCTTATTCGCACCGAGTACGGCCTGCTGGTCGTGGCCAAAGCGGTGGCCTTGGTCCTGCTCGGGCTGATCGGTTGGGGGCAACGCCGCTCGGGGGTCGCCGCGCTGCAGGCCGACCCGGACGCGCGCGGCCCGTTGATCCGGCTGGCGCTGCTCGAAGCGATGCTGTTCGGTGCGACGTTCGGCATCGCGGTCGGGCTCGGGCGTACCCCTCCGCCGCCCTTGGCCGAACAGCCCAGCCCGGTGGAGGTGGCCATCGGATACGACCTCGCCGGCCCGCCCACCTTCGCACGGGTGATGCTCGACTGGCGCTTCGATCTGATCTTCGGCACCGCCGCGATCGTGCTTGCGGTGGTGTATCTGCTCGGTGT contains:
- a CDS encoding glycerol-3-phosphate 1-O-acyltransferase is translated as MKLSADQYTPFTPTGDALVLASASSPAERDLLDDWLEHQRREHPEAKIDVLLLPYDDPPAGVLAQLVSELEAGEDRSVVPVRVFWVPGGLPTRSKVVALLSGRDTYRPPEILQRRILSRDRSRARVVAGEPAKVSELRQQWADTTVAENPREFARFVIRRAILAIERVELRLLGPEYKSPRLIKPELLASARFREGLERIPDADLDTAGEMLDELSTGWSRFSVDLIPSLGRAIFSRGFDPNIDYDRDEVESMRRNLENHPAVLLFSHRSYLDGVIVPVAMQENRLPPVHTFAGINLSFGFMGPLMRHSGVIFLRRKLDDPLYKYVLRQFVGYIVEKRFNLSWSIEGTRSRTGKMLPPKLGLLAYVADAYLDGRSEDILLQPVSISFDQLHETAEYAAYARGGEKTPESLSWMYNFIKAQGERNYGKIYVRFPEAVSMREYLGVPHGPMTTDDDAKRLALQKMAFEVSWRILRATPVNASALVSALLLSTRGIALTLDQIHHTLQPSLDYLERKQTPMTNSALRLRTSEGVRAALDALSNRHPVTCVEGGREPVWRIAPEDEHEAAFYRNTLIDAFLETSLVELALVYAGRAETDRLEAFWSQVMRLRDLLKFDFYFADSAAFREHVAEELSWQDSWEEQVTAGEDQVDALLRAKQPLLAGALLRPFFEAYEIVADVLRDAPAEIDEKDLTKKALGLGNQYVAQSRVRSNESVSALLFATARQVVADQHLLQPAADLHDRRTAFRDELRGILRDMDKVEKIARQQFFAREIERRVARRA
- a CDS encoding cytochrome c oxidase assembly protein; amino-acid sequence: MTTAVSGVRSSAVWPVLAGVAVLAGSVAAGIGALSLADALSATGLPDPGPVTTYGLPFVRAAGEIAAVIAVGSFLFAAFLVPPQANGVLDAAGYRALRLGTRASAVWTVCAALMVPLTVSDVSGQALSQNLDPVAVWSAAGLVETVGAWRWTAFLAAAVTVASLPVLRWTWTPILLAAALATLVPLGLTGHSSTGGAHDLATNSLLFHLGAAALWAGGLLALLVHAMRRGSHADLAARRFSALALWCFVVMAISGVVNALVRVEPADLIRTEYGLLVVAKAVALVLLGLIGWGQRRSGVAALQADPDARGPLIRLALLEAMLFGATFGIAVGLGRTPPPPLAEQPSPVEVAIGYDLAGPPTFARVMLDWRFDLIFGTAAIVLAVVYLLGVRRLRRRGDTWPLGRTLGWLCGCATLLIATSSGLGRYMPAMFSMHMIAHMLLSMLVPILLVLGAPMTLALRALPAAGRGDPPGPREWLLAALHSRFSRFFTNPIVATVMFVAGFYGLYFSGLYDAAVDKHGAHVLMNVHFLLSGYLFYWVTIGIDPAPRQIPHLGKIGMVFASLPLHAFFGVVLMGTKSVLGEPFYRSLQLSWHTDLLSDQRTGGSIAWAAGEVPLVIVMIALLIQWSRSDRRTAKRMDRAAERDDDAELAAYNAMLAELARRDASR